From Methanocella paludicola SANAE, a single genomic window includes:
- a CDS encoding isopentenyl phosphate kinase: MTTILKIGGSVLTDKNRVSVAKKDAISRIAKEIGEGASPGLVLIHGAGSFGHHQAKEYRLKDGLDDWSIKGLWPTHSAVTSLNRMVVDALQISGVEALPVNPLSDCVLDNGRIEHLCLDVIRMMLHEGIVPVLHGDVAMDRSKGVDVLSGDQLVPYLACELKADRVGIGTNVDGVLDDNGNVISKITPGNMSEVNKVLSGSRGVDVTGGMQGKIRELMALAESGIPSLVFNAEKPGNVVKFLKNDLKEGTIIRGD, from the coding sequence ATGACGACCATACTCAAGATCGGCGGCAGCGTGCTGACGGATAAGAACCGGGTCTCCGTGGCAAAGAAGGACGCCATATCGAGGATCGCTAAGGAGATCGGCGAGGGCGCAAGCCCCGGCCTGGTACTCATCCACGGCGCCGGCTCTTTCGGGCATCACCAGGCAAAGGAATACCGCCTGAAAGACGGCCTGGACGACTGGAGCATTAAAGGCTTATGGCCCACTCACAGCGCCGTCACGTCGCTGAACCGGATGGTCGTAGATGCGCTGCAGATCAGCGGCGTGGAGGCCCTGCCCGTGAACCCGCTATCGGACTGCGTGCTGGACAACGGCCGCATCGAGCACTTATGCCTTGACGTCATACGGATGATGCTTCATGAGGGCATCGTGCCCGTACTGCACGGCGATGTGGCCATGGACCGCTCCAAAGGCGTGGACGTGCTCTCCGGCGACCAGCTCGTGCCCTACCTGGCCTGCGAGCTCAAGGCGGACCGTGTCGGCATCGGCACTAACGTGGACGGCGTCCTGGACGACAACGGGAATGTCATAAGTAAGATAACGCCCGGGAACATGAGCGAAGTCAACAAGGTGTTATCGGGCTCCCGCGGAGTCGATGTCACGGGCGGCATGCAGGGAAAGATACGGGAACTGATGGCCCTGGCCGAATCGGGCATACCATCACTGGTATTCAATGCCGAAAAGCCCGGGAACGTCGTGAAATTCCTGAAAAACGACCTTAAAGAAGGCACAATAATACGCGGAGACTAG
- a CDS encoding ABC transporter ATP-binding protein gives MIDVKDLTFAYPGGKKEALKGISFSVKPGEIFGFLGPSGAGKSTTQKILTGQLAGYKGHISVMGKDVSSWKSDYYEKIGVSFEIPNHYLKLTAKENLDYFRSLYGGETEDSLALLRMVGLDGDANVRVSKFSKGMKVRLGFVRALLNRPDLMFLDEPTTGLDPVNARIIKDIILNKKAEGKTIFLTTHNMSLADEICDRVAFIVDGEIRLIDSPHELKIKNGRSVVRVEYSVNGSAEYREFPLAGLGANKEFIGMLNDNKVRSIHSSEATLDDIFIKVTGRSLV, from the coding sequence ATGATAGATGTTAAAGACCTGACCTTCGCATATCCCGGGGGAAAAAAGGAAGCGCTAAAGGGCATATCGTTCAGCGTAAAGCCCGGCGAAATATTCGGTTTCCTGGGCCCAAGCGGGGCCGGGAAGAGCACGACGCAAAAGATATTGACGGGACAGCTTGCCGGGTATAAAGGCCACATATCGGTCATGGGGAAGGACGTGAGCTCCTGGAAGTCCGACTATTACGAGAAGATCGGCGTCTCCTTCGAGATCCCGAACCACTACCTGAAGCTCACGGCAAAGGAGAACCTGGACTATTTCCGTTCCCTGTATGGCGGTGAGACGGAGGACTCGCTGGCCTTACTCAGGATGGTCGGGCTGGACGGCGACGCGAACGTCCGCGTCTCGAAGTTCTCCAAGGGCATGAAGGTCAGGCTCGGCTTCGTCCGGGCGCTGCTCAATAGGCCCGACCTCATGTTCCTGGACGAGCCCACGACGGGCCTCGATCCGGTCAACGCCCGGATCATTAAGGACATCATCCTGAATAAGAAGGCGGAGGGCAAGACCATCTTTTTAACGACGCACAACATGTCGCTGGCCGACGAGATCTGCGACCGGGTGGCGTTCATCGTGGATGGCGAGATACGGCTGATCGATTCCCCCCACGAGTTAAAAATAAAGAACGGCCGGTCCGTCGTCCGCGTGGAGTACTCGGTCAACGGCTCCGCGGAATACCGGGAATTTCCGCTGGCCGGCCTGGGGGCCAATAAGGAATTCATCGGCATGCTCAACGATAATAAGGTCAGGTCCATCCATTCGAGCGAGGCCACGCTGGACGATATTTTCATCAAGGTCACCGGAAGGAGCCTCGTATGA
- a CDS encoding MEMO1 family protein → MRNPAVAGMFYPGSNEALRRQIAELAPSVSLKLDAMGVVVPHAGYMYSGGVAAKVYASIEGAPTFIILGPRHSWEGSAVAVSTVPWKTPLGIVDVDHDFIDLLPPGIIDHDETAHQREHSLEVQVPFLQYFFKDFRIVPIALGLQDYETVREVAGEITMAIEKYPKKVVIVASSDFTHYEPVEVAKRKDHILIEKIEKLDVPGFYDEVANLNATCCGYGPIAAMMLSCKRRGAKKAELLAYATSGDVTGDREVVGYAGLAVTR, encoded by the coding sequence ATGAGGAACCCTGCGGTCGCGGGCATGTTCTATCCCGGCAGCAATGAGGCTTTACGGCGGCAGATAGCTGAGCTGGCACCATCCGTATCTTTAAAGCTGGACGCCATGGGCGTCGTCGTGCCTCATGCCGGCTACATGTACTCGGGAGGCGTGGCTGCGAAGGTGTACGCGTCCATCGAGGGCGCGCCTACCTTTATCATCCTCGGCCCGCGGCATAGCTGGGAAGGCTCTGCCGTCGCCGTATCCACGGTGCCCTGGAAGACGCCGCTGGGCATCGTCGACGTCGACCACGACTTCATCGACCTGCTCCCGCCGGGCATCATCGACCACGATGAGACGGCCCACCAGAGGGAGCACTCGCTCGAAGTGCAGGTGCCGTTCCTTCAATACTTTTTTAAGGATTTCCGTATCGTGCCGATAGCGCTTGGCCTGCAGGATTACGAGACTGTCAGGGAAGTCGCCGGCGAGATCACGATGGCTATCGAGAAATACCCGAAAAAAGTGGTCATCGTCGCATCCAGCGACTTTACGCATTACGAGCCCGTCGAAGTCGCAAAGCGGAAGGACCATATCCTCATAGAGAAGATAGAGAAGCTCGACGTGCCAGGATTTTACGACGAGGTGGCGAACCTGAACGCGACCTGCTGTGGCTACGGCCCGATCGCCGCAATGATGCTCTCATGTAAGAGGCGAGGGGCCAAAAAAGCAGAGCTACTGGCCTATGCGACCAGCGGCGACGTGACCGGCGACAGGGAAGTAGTCGGCTATGCGGGGCTGGCCGTGACCAGGTGA
- a CDS encoding mevalonate kinase, translating into MTMCSAPGKVFLFGEHAVVYGKRAIACAIDLRTTVEVSRKSRGVHIHSAFKDEPDKNLYIKTAVKRMQKCADIRNVNIAVSSRIPVASGLGSSAAVTVATIGALNEEFSAGLSKKDIAYMAYQTELEVQGAASPTDTFVSTMGGTVVVPDMRTLPPITCGIVVGHTGISKSTSRMVSRVRTLKEKYPDVIDGIMDSIGDISARGEDLIKQNDYRSIGELMNVNQGLLDALGITIPELSLQIYAARQHGAYGAKITGAGGGGCMVAICDDKNCKEIATAIGRSYGDSFISKPTAEGIFIQ; encoded by the coding sequence ATGACGATGTGTTCAGCCCCCGGTAAGGTCTTTTTATTCGGCGAGCATGCGGTCGTTTACGGCAAGCGCGCGATCGCATGCGCCATCGACCTGCGGACCACCGTGGAGGTATCCCGTAAAAGCCGTGGCGTCCACATTCACTCGGCCTTCAAGGACGAGCCGGATAAGAACCTGTATATCAAGACGGCCGTTAAAAGGATGCAGAAGTGTGCGGATATCCGGAACGTGAACATCGCTGTTTCCTCGAGGATCCCCGTGGCTTCGGGCCTGGGCTCCTCGGCTGCCGTGACCGTCGCCACCATCGGCGCCTTGAACGAGGAGTTCAGCGCCGGCTTGAGTAAAAAAGACATCGCGTATATGGCCTACCAGACAGAGCTGGAAGTGCAGGGAGCGGCGAGCCCGACCGATACGTTCGTGTCCACCATGGGCGGGACCGTTGTCGTGCCCGACATGAGGACACTGCCGCCTATCACCTGCGGCATCGTGGTCGGCCACACCGGCATATCAAAATCCACTTCACGCATGGTATCCCGGGTGAGAACGCTCAAAGAAAAATACCCGGACGTCATCGACGGCATCATGGACTCGATCGGGGATATCTCCGCGCGGGGCGAGGATTTAATAAAACAGAACGACTATCGTTCCATAGGCGAGCTCATGAACGTCAACCAGGGGCTGCTGGACGCCCTGGGCATCACCATACCCGAGCTCTCACTCCAGATATATGCCGCACGCCAGCACGGCGCCTACGGCGCCAAGATCACCGGCGCGGGCGGAGGGGGATGCATGGTGGCCATATGCGATGACAAAAATTGTAAAGAGATCGCGACCGCCATCGGGCGCTCATACGGCGACAGCTTCATCAGCAAGCCAACGGCGGAGGGAATATTCATCCAATGA
- the rpsB gene encoding 30S ribosomal protein S2: MADKAVEKQEVREIRDENYQSLIPMDEYLAAGVHIGTQQKTEDMQRFIYRVRNDGLYVLDVQSTDERIRASAKFLSRYDPANILVVCARQYGQHPAEMFAKAIGASDIVGRFIPGTMTNPEYMFFTEPDVVVVTDPIGDMQAVNEAIKIGVPVIAMCDTNNMTTDIDLVIPTNNKGRKALALVYWLLAREVVRERGEQGFNYTVNDFESEI; the protein is encoded by the coding sequence ATGGCAGACAAAGCTGTGGAAAAACAGGAAGTAAGAGAGATCAGAGACGAGAATTACCAGTCATTGATACCGATGGATGAATACCTGGCTGCAGGCGTGCACATCGGTACGCAGCAAAAGACTGAGGATATGCAGCGGTTCATTTACCGCGTCAGGAACGATGGATTGTACGTCCTGGATGTGCAGAGCACTGACGAGCGCATCCGGGCATCGGCCAAGTTCCTGTCCAGGTATGACCCGGCGAACATACTGGTAGTGTGTGCCAGGCAGTACGGCCAGCACCCGGCGGAGATGTTCGCCAAGGCCATCGGCGCCAGCGACATCGTCGGCAGGTTCATCCCCGGCACCATGACGAACCCGGAGTACATGTTCTTCACCGAGCCGGACGTCGTGGTCGTTACCGACCCCATCGGCGACATGCAGGCCGTCAACGAGGCCATCAAGATCGGCGTGCCCGTCATCGCCATGTGCGACACGAACAACATGACCACCGACATCGACCTGGTCATCCCGACGAACAACAAGGGCCGCAAGGCACTCGCTCTCGTATACTGGCTGCTGGCCAGGGAAGTCGTCCGCGAGCGTGGCGAGCAGGGCTTTAACTATACCGTCAATGATTTCGAGTCGGAAATATAA
- a CDS encoding ABC transporter ATP-binding protein, with protein sequence MTEPVIEIHNLTKYYGRQMALDGVDLEVRKGEVFGFIGPNGAGKTTTLRILLGLLNKNSGDIKLLGGDPWRDRVALHRRLAYVPGDVSFWPNLTGGEVIDLLGRLHGGFDPKRRAELVERFGLDTTKKCRTYSKGNRQKVALIGALISDAELLILDEPTSGLDPLMEMIFRECIADVRKAGKTVLLSSHILAEVEQLCDRISIIKAGRIVESGTLSELRHLTRTTITVETARPVTGLKEIAGVHDLSLDGNKARFSVDPSELDRVLPYLTKFGVRSLNSAPPTLEELFIRHYELAAVPAK encoded by the coding sequence ATGACCGAACCAGTGATCGAAATTCACAACCTCACGAAGTACTATGGCAGACAGATGGCCCTCGACGGCGTGGACCTCGAGGTCCGGAAGGGCGAGGTCTTCGGCTTTATCGGCCCCAACGGGGCGGGCAAGACGACGACCTTACGCATCCTGCTCGGGCTACTGAACAAGAATTCCGGCGACATAAAGCTCCTGGGCGGCGACCCATGGCGGGACCGCGTGGCACTCCACCGACGGCTGGCCTATGTGCCGGGCGACGTGAGCTTCTGGCCGAACCTGACGGGCGGCGAGGTAATCGATCTTTTAGGAAGGTTGCACGGCGGCTTCGACCCTAAGCGGCGTGCGGAGCTGGTCGAGCGCTTCGGCCTGGACACGACGAAAAAGTGCCGCACCTATTCCAAGGGCAACAGGCAAAAGGTGGCGCTCATCGGTGCCCTCATCTCCGACGCCGAGCTGCTCATCCTGGACGAGCCGACCTCGGGTCTGGACCCCCTGATGGAGATGATCTTCCGGGAGTGCATCGCCGACGTGCGGAAAGCGGGCAAGACCGTGCTGCTGTCCAGCCACATCCTGGCCGAGGTCGAGCAGCTCTGCGACCGCATCAGCATCATCAAGGCGGGCAGGATCGTGGAGTCGGGCACGCTTTCGGAGCTGAGGCACCTGACGCGCACGACCATTACGGTCGAGACAGCCCGTCCCGTCACCGGCCTGAAGGAAATCGCCGGTGTCCACGACCTATCGCTGGACGGTAATAAGGCTCGTTTCAGCGTGGACCCCTCCGAGCTGGACCGCGTGCTGCCGTACCTCACGAAGTTCGGCGTCCGCTCGCTCAACAGCGCCCCGCCCACGCTCGAGGAGCTCTTCATACGCCACTATGAGCTTGCGGCGGTGCCGGCAAAATGA
- a CDS encoding ABC transporter permease, with the protein MDYLKAVRSLSAADVKNVIRDPFLKWVIPAPFIMAIAFRLLIPGITAVAEPWVALSDYYPLLLSMIVIFVPLLYGIVVGFMLLDERDKDTLTALKVTPMSMGKYLAYRMTTPVIISVATTLLAYPLIGLVNVDPVLLVAVTLLASLSAPFIALIFAAFARNKVEGMAIQKLLGGVFMIPVLAYFIPSWWQLLFGIFPTYWTLKAFWVACEGGQGFWPYIIAGLLVHLVFIGLLLKRFDIVMHR; encoded by the coding sequence ATGGACTACCTGAAAGCGGTCAGGTCGCTGAGCGCGGCCGACGTCAAGAACGTCATCCGCGACCCGTTCCTGAAGTGGGTCATACCCGCCCCGTTCATAATGGCCATCGCCTTTCGGCTCCTCATCCCGGGGATCACGGCGGTGGCGGAGCCATGGGTCGCCCTGAGCGACTATTATCCGCTGCTGTTGAGCATGATCGTGATCTTCGTGCCCCTTTTATACGGCATCGTCGTCGGCTTCATGCTCCTCGACGAGCGGGACAAGGATACGCTGACCGCCCTGAAGGTCACGCCTATGTCCATGGGTAAATACCTGGCGTATCGCATGACGACGCCCGTCATTATCAGCGTCGCCACCACGCTGCTGGCATACCCGCTGATCGGGCTGGTGAACGTCGACCCGGTATTGCTCGTCGCCGTTACGCTCCTGGCCTCTTTGAGCGCGCCTTTTATCGCGCTGATCTTCGCCGCGTTCGCGCGGAATAAAGTCGAGGGCATGGCCATCCAGAAGTTGCTCGGCGGCGTCTTCATGATACCCGTGCTCGCCTACTTTATCCCTTCCTGGTGGCAGCTGCTGTTCGGGATATTCCCGACCTACTGGACGCTCAAGGCGTTCTGGGTCGCCTGCGAAGGCGGCCAGGGCTTCTGGCCCTATATCATCGCGGGCTTACTCGTGCACCTGGTCTTTATAGGCTTACTGCTAAAGCGCTTCGATATCGTGATGCATCGATAG
- a CDS encoding ABC transporter permease, giving the protein MTESGFTGTVPLVRLIVKRDWLLLAAWAIVMIVLAAIVVASFGKLYPTPEALKEFADSVTGNTGEIALLGNVLSPTLGGITAWRLIMPAFIIGGLASLLAVIHYTRSEEETGRRELIDSTAIGQYAVLASALIVAFGVNLVIAIMSMLAFLGFGLPAAGSAALALSIGASGCLMAGVGAIAAQLAQNTGTARGIAGVVLAVAYILRVIGDGANLPLLSWLSFTGWMQQMRPFAGEQWWVLLLFVVSTVVLAVAAFSLHSKRDIDTGLLPQRPGPEHASAWLNSPLTLAWRLQKGMLLGWVAGYALIGLLIGYLANTVAEQLAANPQFMEYLKHLGGNATPADSFFTMGVMILGEITAAYALLATLKIQSEETESHAETVLSGPVGRLQWMAGHLAIALAGTVVVLLTFGICAGLTYGLSNGNAGMVILRVMAAVLAYVPAIWVIAGLAVALFGALPRFTLAAWAAFVGCLLLELAGELQLVSGVILDISPFTHVSKLLVSDLAILPMAALVVIALAFMAIGLAGFQRRDVD; this is encoded by the coding sequence ATGACCGAAAGCGGATTTACCGGAACGGTCCCTCTGGTACGGCTTATCGTTAAGCGGGACTGGCTCCTGCTGGCGGCCTGGGCCATCGTGATGATCGTCCTTGCGGCCATCGTCGTGGCCAGCTTCGGCAAGCTCTATCCCACGCCCGAAGCGCTCAAGGAATTCGCCGACAGCGTGACCGGCAATACCGGCGAGATAGCGCTGCTCGGGAATGTGCTTTCCCCGACTTTAGGGGGTATTACGGCCTGGCGGCTTATCATGCCGGCATTCATCATCGGCGGGCTCGCCAGCCTGCTCGCGGTCATCCACTATACGAGGAGCGAGGAAGAGACGGGCCGGCGGGAACTGATAGACTCGACGGCGATCGGTCAGTACGCGGTCCTGGCCTCGGCGCTCATCGTGGCGTTCGGAGTCAACCTCGTCATCGCAATAATGTCAATGCTGGCGTTCTTAGGCTTCGGGCTTCCGGCAGCCGGGTCTGCTGCCCTCGCGCTGTCCATTGGCGCCTCCGGGTGCCTGATGGCGGGCGTCGGCGCCATCGCCGCACAGCTTGCGCAGAATACGGGCACGGCGAGGGGCATTGCAGGAGTCGTCCTGGCCGTTGCATATATACTCCGTGTCATTGGCGATGGTGCCAATCTACCCCTGCTATCCTGGTTATCCTTTACCGGCTGGATGCAGCAGATGAGGCCATTCGCGGGGGAGCAGTGGTGGGTACTCCTGCTCTTCGTAGTTTCTACCGTGGTACTAGCTGTCGCGGCCTTTTCCCTACACTCGAAGCGGGACATTGATACGGGTCTGTTGCCGCAGAGGCCGGGGCCGGAGCACGCATCGGCGTGGCTCAACAGCCCGCTGACGCTGGCCTGGCGGCTTCAGAAAGGCATGCTGCTGGGATGGGTCGCGGGCTATGCGCTCATCGGCCTCCTCATCGGCTACCTGGCCAATACGGTCGCGGAACAGCTGGCAGCCAATCCCCAGTTCATGGAGTATTTGAAACACCTGGGCGGCAATGCGACGCCTGCCGATAGCTTCTTCACCATGGGCGTGATGATCCTGGGCGAGATCACGGCAGCCTATGCGCTCCTGGCCACTTTGAAGATCCAGTCGGAGGAGACGGAATCTCATGCTGAGACGGTGCTTTCGGGGCCCGTGGGCCGGCTCCAGTGGATGGCGGGCCACCTGGCCATAGCCCTCGCCGGCACAGTCGTCGTGCTCCTGACGTTCGGCATCTGCGCCGGGCTGACCTATGGCCTGAGCAATGGTAACGCTGGCATGGTCATACTGCGCGTGATGGCAGCCGTGCTCGCATACGTGCCGGCCATCTGGGTCATCGCCGGCCTCGCCGTGGCACTGTTCGGGGCCCTGCCACGGTTCACCCTCGCAGCCTGGGCCGCCTTTGTCGGTTGCCTGCTGCTCGAGCTGGCGGGCGAGCTGCAGCTCGTGAGCGGTGTGATACTGGACATATCGCCATTCACGCACGTGTCGAAGCTCCTGGTCAGTGACCTGGCGATATTGCCGATGGCCGCCCTGGTAGTCATAGCGCTTGCTTTCATGGCGATCGGGCTGGCCGGATTTCAGCGCCGTGACGTCGACTGA
- a CDS encoding RNase J family beta-CASP ribonuclease codes for MRDVGIVAVGGYEEVGRNMTAIRVGKEIVIMDMGVRLDRIQIHEETEIEKMHSLDLIKMGAIPDDKVLNNVDGNVVGIVCTHGHLDHIGAVPKLAHRYKCPIVSTPFTSELIRQEIESERKFEVANKLQPLQCGEIRELTKNISIELIRVQHSIVDCAFAALHTPKGIILYACDFKIDRTPTLGELPNFKRLKQIGKEGVLAMITESTNADHSGKTPSEQIARDMVWDALLGTEETESGVLVTTFSSHIARLKSIIEAAEKMDRIPVLLGSSMERYFGTALKMGYVEKPDNMKIFGYRRSVEKAVKQIMKEGKDKYLPIVTGHQGEPDAVLGRIASGELDFKLEAGDKVIFSANVIPNMLNQANRYACETKLKMRGARIYDNVHVSGHAYKEDHWELLRMVKPEHVIPAHGNMHMHTAYVDMAEDTGYEFGENVHILRNGQELTL; via the coding sequence ATGAGAGATGTAGGTATCGTCGCGGTCGGCGGCTACGAGGAAGTAGGCCGGAACATGACCGCCATAAGAGTAGGAAAAGAGATCGTCATCATGGACATGGGGGTCCGGCTGGACCGTATCCAGATCCACGAGGAGACGGAAATAGAGAAGATGCATTCGCTGGACCTCATCAAGATGGGAGCGATCCCCGACGATAAGGTCCTTAATAACGTGGATGGTAACGTCGTGGGCATCGTCTGCACGCACGGCCACCTGGACCACATCGGCGCCGTGCCGAAGCTGGCCCACCGTTATAAGTGCCCGATCGTCTCGACGCCGTTCACGTCTGAGTTGATCAGGCAGGAGATCGAGTCGGAGCGCAAGTTCGAGGTCGCCAACAAGCTCCAGCCGCTGCAGTGCGGCGAAATACGAGAGCTCACGAAGAACATATCCATCGAGCTTATTCGGGTGCAGCACAGCATCGTTGACTGCGCCTTCGCAGCGCTGCACACGCCCAAGGGCATCATTCTTTATGCGTGCGACTTCAAGATCGACCGCACCCCGACGCTGGGCGAGCTGCCCAACTTCAAGCGGCTCAAGCAGATCGGCAAGGAAGGCGTGCTCGCCATGATCACGGAGAGCACGAACGCCGACCACTCGGGCAAGACGCCGTCGGAGCAGATCGCGAGGGACATGGTCTGGGACGCCCTGCTGGGCACGGAGGAGACCGAGAGCGGCGTGCTGGTCACGACCTTCTCGTCGCACATCGCCAGGCTCAAGTCCATCATCGAGGCGGCCGAGAAAATGGACCGCATACCCGTATTGCTGGGCAGCAGCATGGAGCGGTACTTCGGCACGGCGCTCAAGATGGGCTACGTGGAGAAGCCGGACAACATGAAGATCTTCGGCTACCGCCGGTCGGTGGAGAAGGCCGTCAAGCAGATCATGAAAGAGGGCAAGGACAAGTACCTGCCAATCGTGACGGGCCACCAGGGCGAGCCGGACGCCGTGCTCGGAAGGATCGCCAGCGGCGAGCTCGACTTCAAGCTGGAGGCCGGCGATAAGGTCATCTTCTCGGCGAACGTCATACCGAACATGCTCAACCAGGCGAACCGGTATGCCTGTGAGACCAAGCTGAAGATGAGGGGTGCCAGGATCTACGACAACGTGCACGTATCCGGCCACGCCTATAAGGAGGACCACTGGGAGCTCCTGAGGATGGTCAAGCCCGAGCACGTCATCCCGGCCCACGGCAACATGCACATGCACACGGCGTACGTCGACATGGCCGAGGACACCGGCTACGAGTTCGGCGAGAATGTGCACATTTTAAGGAACGGACAGGAGCTGACCCTTTAA
- a CDS encoding TetR/AcrR family transcriptional regulator, giving the protein MLAKKKVPGDRRPVTRDKEAKIDSIIEATRELIVSMGYDKVTIRDIAEKADVSIGLIYKYFPEGKFDILIKGFGAQNIDGLMMVSRQEAIDYDDFPGYIRSLIIHWQEIMETNKPLIKALTIAALTEGEMAGEIKKVDIKDYLAIADVFSRFRGIDIGDKDPMEMLAYWGMTIKGILMLDLIYPVPFANKSALTDLLVDMSLNIWGYRRGK; this is encoded by the coding sequence ATGCTTGCGAAAAAGAAGGTTCCCGGCGACAGGAGACCGGTCACCCGGGATAAGGAGGCGAAGATCGACTCCATCATTGAGGCCACCCGGGAGCTGATCGTGTCCATGGGATACGACAAGGTTACTATCCGGGACATCGCCGAAAAAGCAGATGTCAGCATCGGCCTTATCTACAAGTATTTCCCGGAAGGCAAGTTCGACATCCTCATCAAAGGCTTTGGCGCCCAGAACATCGACGGCCTGATGATGGTAAGCCGGCAAGAGGCCATCGACTATGATGATTTCCCGGGCTACATCCGCAGTCTGATCATTCACTGGCAGGAAATAATGGAGACTAATAAACCTTTGATCAAGGCCCTGACCATCGCCGCACTGACGGAAGGCGAGATGGCGGGCGAAATAAAAAAGGTCGATATCAAGGATTACCTGGCTATCGCGGACGTTTTCTCCCGGTTCAGGGGCATCGACATCGGCGATAAGGATCCCATGGAAATGCTGGCATACTGGGGTATGACCATAAAAGGTATCCTTATGCTGGACTTGATCTATCCGGTGCCCTTTGCCAATAAAAGTGCTCTGACAGACCTGCTGGTCGACATGTCCCTGAACATCTGGGGCTACCGGCGCGGTAAATAG
- the fni gene encoding type 2 isopentenyl-diphosphate Delta-isomerase produces MATSKRKIEHLDICTRENVESKDNGLSDVEFVHRCLPEINRADVDSRTTFLGHKFSAPLMIASMTGGHPGTTEVNANLAMAAEQLGLGLGVGSQRAALEDRKLEDSYRIVREKAPNAFIYGNIGAPQLADYTIDDVERAVEMIDADAMAIHLNFLQEAIQPEGNVDARGIIEKIAGIAAELSVPVIVKETGAGICHMDAYLLKKAGVAAIDVGGRGGTSWAGVEVFRARMELDEVSEHLGMKFWDWGIPTAVSLVEADIGLPLVATGGIRDGVMMAKAMALGASMSSVALPLVSAARIGPEKVKKMLELYIEELKAVMFLTGSRSVEDIRRAPVIISGKTRDTLEARGFNWKAFAQR; encoded by the coding sequence ATGGCGACCTCAAAGAGGAAGATCGAGCACCTGGACATCTGTACCAGGGAAAACGTGGAATCGAAGGATAACGGGCTTTCGGACGTCGAGTTCGTCCACCGGTGCCTGCCCGAGATCAACAGGGCGGACGTCGATTCCCGCACCACGTTCTTAGGCCACAAGTTCAGCGCTCCGCTCATGATCGCGTCGATGACCGGCGGCCATCCCGGCACGACCGAAGTCAACGCGAACCTCGCGATGGCCGCCGAGCAGCTCGGGCTCGGCCTGGGCGTGGGCAGCCAGAGGGCCGCCCTCGAGGACCGAAAACTGGAAGACTCATACCGTATCGTCAGAGAGAAGGCACCGAACGCCTTCATCTACGGCAATATCGGTGCCCCGCAGCTGGCGGACTATACGATCGATGACGTCGAGCGTGCCGTCGAGATGATCGACGCCGACGCCATGGCCATCCACCTGAACTTTCTCCAGGAGGCCATACAGCCCGAGGGGAACGTGGATGCCCGGGGCATCATCGAGAAGATAGCCGGGATCGCCGCGGAGCTATCTGTACCTGTCATCGTAAAGGAGACCGGCGCAGGCATCTGCCACATGGACGCCTACCTGCTGAAAAAGGCGGGCGTCGCCGCCATCGATGTCGGCGGGCGCGGAGGCACGAGCTGGGCCGGCGTAGAGGTATTCAGGGCCCGCATGGAGCTCGACGAAGTGAGCGAGCACCTGGGCATGAAGTTCTGGGACTGGGGCATACCCACCGCCGTCAGCCTTGTCGAGGCCGACATCGGGCTGCCGCTGGTCGCCACGGGCGGGATAAGGGACGGGGTCATGATGGCTAAGGCCATGGCGCTGGGCGCTTCAATGAGCAGCGTCGCGCTGCCGCTGGTTTCTGCGGCAAGGATAGGCCCCGAGAAAGTGAAGAAAATGCTTGAATTGTATATCGAGGAGTTAAAGGCCGTAATGTTCCTGACCGGCTCGAGGTCGGTAGAGGACATCCGGCGGGCTCCCGTGATCATTTCGGGAAAAACGAGGGATACGCTGGAGGCAAGGGGCTTCAACTGGAAGGCCTTCGCCCAGCGCTAG